TGCAGGAGCGCCTGATCCTTGCCGTTGAAGTAGTTGGAGAAGGTGCGGCGCGACACGTTCGCCGCGTCGGCGATGGCTTCCACGGTGACGTTTTCCACGCCGTGCTCGGCCGCGAGGCGGACGGCGGCCTCGTGCAGGGCCTGCCGCGTCGCGGCCTTCTTGCGCTCACGCAGGCCCGGTGCCGGCGGGTTGGTTGTCACGGTCATCACACGCAGCGTACCGCTGGAGTGACGTGCTTCCCAGTGAGAAAACTTGCGCACTGCGCATGTTCGCGAGATGCTCGAAGTGAACCAATCCACCCGCTCCCTGGAGGCCGCGTCGCATGACCGCGCCCGCTTCGTCCCCCGAGGTGATGACCCACCGGCAGCGACTGGAGAGCCTGAGTGGCCTGCTGCTCGTGCTCTTCGTCGCGCTGCTCAGCTCCACCGTCGTCTCCACCGCGCTCCCCAAGATCATTGGTGCGCTCAACGGCAGTCAGACCCAGTACACGTGGGTCGTCACCGCCACCCTGCTCACCGCCACCGCGTCCACGCCGATCTGGGGCAAGCTCGCCGACCTGCTCAACAAGAAGCTGCTGGTCCAGATCGCGATCGGCATCTTCGTCGTCGGCTCGATCCTGGCCGGGTTCGCGCAGAACGCGAGCGAGCTCATCGCCGCGCGCGCCTTCCAGGGCATCGGCGTCGGCGGCCTGCAGGCGCTGGTCCAGGTCGTGATCGCGGCGATCATCCCGCCGCGCGAGCGGGGCCGCTACAACGGGTACCTGGGCGGCACCATGGCCCTCGCCACGGTCGGTGGCCCGCTGCTCGGCGGCCTGATCGCGGACACGTCATGGCTCGGCTGGCGCTGGTGCTTCTTCGTCGGCGTGCCGGTCGCGATCGTCGCCCTGCTCCTGCTGCAGGCCACGCTGCACGTGCCCACGATCCGCCGCAAGGTGAGCATCGACTACCTCGGCGCCACGCTCATCTCCGCGGGCGTGAGCGTGCTGCTGATTTGGATCACGTTCGTCGACAGCTCGTTCGGCTGGCTCTCGTGGCAGACCTTCGCGATGGTGGGCGGCGCGGTCGTGCTGCTCGTCGCCGCGATCGGGGTCGAGGCGCGCGCCGCCGAGCCGGTCATCCCGCTGCGCATCGTGCGGGAACGGACCACCGCCCTCGCGATCGTGGCCAGTCTCGCGGTCGGCACGGCGATGTTCGGCGGCGCGGTCTTCCTCGGCCAGTACTTCCAGATCGGCCGAGGCTACAGCCCCACCGAGGCCGGCCTGCTCACGATCCCGATGATGGCCGGCGTGCTGCTCACCTCGATCGTCGCCGGGCGGCTGATCAGCGCCTCCGGCCGCGTCAAGCCGTACATCCTGGCCGGCACCATCCTCCTCGTCGCCGGGTTCGCCCTGCTGTCGACCATCGACCACGAGACCTCGCTGGTCGTCGTGGGCGCGGCGATGTTCCTGGTCGGCGCCGGCGTGGGCATGTCGATGCAAAACCTGATCCTCGCCGTCCAGAACACCGTCCCCCTGCGCGACGTCGGCGCGGCGAGCGCGTCGGTGACGTTCTTCCGCTCGCTGGGCGGCACGATCGGCGTCTCGGTGCTCGGCGCCGTGCTCGCCAACCGCGTCACCGACAGCATCACCCACGACCTGGCCGCGGCCGGGCTCCCCGCCTCCGGCAGCGGCGGCACCAGCACGCTGAACCTCAACGCGCTCCCCGACACGGTGCAGCACATCGTGCGGGCCGCGTACGGCGACGCGACCGGCCACATCTTCCTCATCTCGGCCGCGATCGGCATCCTCGGCGTCATCGCGGCGGCGCTGCTCAAGCCCGCGCCGCTGCGCACAAGCCTCGACCATCCGGCGCCCGCTCCCGAGGCCGAGCCGGTCTCCACACCAGCGCGGTAAGCACTATGACCGCGGTCGCGGAGTACGGCCCCGAGGTGGGCCCCACCACCGTTCGAGCGGGGCACCGACGGCCCACGCGTGATCCTCGTCGGCGTGGACGGTTCGGACACGTCGATGCGCGCCGCCGCGTACGCCTGCGGCCTTGCCCGGCGGCAACGGTGCCGCCTCGTCGTGACGTACGCGGCGCCCG
The window above is part of the Phytohabitans houttuyneae genome. Proteins encoded here:
- a CDS encoding MDR family MFS transporter, translated to MTAPASSPEVMTHRQRLESLSGLLLVLFVALLSSTVVSTALPKIIGALNGSQTQYTWVVTATLLTATASTPIWGKLADLLNKKLLVQIAIGIFVVGSILAGFAQNASELIAARAFQGIGVGGLQALVQVVIAAIIPPRERGRYNGYLGGTMALATVGGPLLGGLIADTSWLGWRWCFFVGVPVAIVALLLLQATLHVPTIRRKVSIDYLGATLISAGVSVLLIWITFVDSSFGWLSWQTFAMVGGAVVLLVAAIGVEARAAEPVIPLRIVRERTTALAIVASLAVGTAMFGGAVFLGQYFQIGRGYSPTEAGLLTIPMMAGVLLTSIVAGRLISASGRVKPYILAGTILLVAGFALLSTIDHETSLVVVGAAMFLVGAGVGMSMQNLILAVQNTVPLRDVGAASASVTFFRSLGGTIGVSVLGAVLANRVTDSITHDLAAAGLPASGSGGTSTLNLNALPDTVQHIVRAAYGDATGHIFLISAAIGILGVIAAALLKPAPLRTSLDHPAPAPEAEPVSTPAR